A window of Thermodesulfobacteriota bacterium genomic DNA:
CAGCCATTTTCAACTGGCTCTTCGCCAGGCACAGCGGCGGGCAATTCATACTCCGCATAGAGGACACAGACCGCTCACGTTCGACCGAGGAATCGATACTGGAAATCACGGACGCCATGAAGTGGCTCGGCCTCGAATGGGACGAGGGGCCTTTCAGACAGTCGGACAGGCTACATATATATAAAGATCTCGCTGAGAAGCTCATCGCATCGGGGCATGCGTACAGGTGCTACGTAACGCCTGAGGAGCTCGACGGGAAGAGAAAAGAGGCCCAGGAAAGGGGAGAGGTGTTCCATTACAGACGCGAATGGGCGGACAGGAACGCGGGGCCGGACAAGCCCTACGCAATAAGACTCCTTACGCCCGACCAGGGGACTATAGAGGTGCACGATCTTTTGCGGGGGAAGGTCGTATTCGACGCCGGGGAAATAGACGATTTCGTGATACTGAAGACTGACGGCTTCCCGACCTATAATTTCGCGGTCGTCGCGGACGACTCGCTCATGGGGATAACGCACGTCATAAGAGGGGACGACCACCTTATAAATACGCCCAGGCAGGTGCTCATATATGAAGGTCTTTCGCTCAAAGTGCCGGAGCTCGCGCACGTCTCGATGATACTCGGGCCCGACGGAAAGAGGCTAAGCAAGAGGCACGGGGCAACTTCGGTCGTGGAATACAGGAAAGGTGGTTACCTCCCCGAGGCTCTCGTAAATTATCTGACGCGGCTCGGATGGTCGTTCGGCGACCAGGAGATATTCACTACAGAAGAGCTCATAGAGAAATTCACTCTCCACAACGTGGGGAAATCGGCCGCCGTGTTCAATCCCGAAAAGCTCGACTGGCTGAACGGATGGTACATTCGTAACAAGCCGCCCGAAGAGACAGCGGAGCTCGTGCTCCCCATACTCCTCGATAAAGGCATAAAGGCCACGCTCGATCGGAAGCTCGTAATGATCGTAAAGGAGCTCGGTCAGAGGGCCAAGACGCTTCTCGATATAGCCGATTCACTCGGATACTTTTACGCAGAGGACATCGAGTACGAGGAGAAAGCGGCTGGAAAGTTCCTCACACAGGATAATCTCGACGTCCTGAAAGACCTGGCCGGGAAGCTTTCAGAAACGGGTTCATTCACGGCGGGCGATATACAAAAGGTATTCGAGGGCATAATGGAGGAGAAGGGGCTCAAGCTCGGAACAATCGCACAGCCAGTGAGGGTCGCGCTCACAGGGGTGACGGTGAGCCCCGGCATATTCGAGGTGATGGAGATAATGGGGAAGGATATGGTTTTAAAAAGGCTCAATAAAGCAATCGAATTTATATCCGCCGGGAAGCACGCCTGAAAATATAGACTTAACCCTCAATTTCCCGAACGAAAGTATTAAGGTCCTTCCCTCAGTGTACGCCGCTATATATCAGTATTGAAAGAAGCCCTTCCCGGATTTGCGCCCGAGCCACCCTGCCCTGACCATCTGCCTCAGTAAAGGCGCAGCCCTGTACTTAGAATCCTGGAACTCCTTGTAGAATACGTCCATCACGTCTATGGTTACGTCGAGCCCTATCAGGTCAATGAGCGCGAGAGGGCCTATGGGCTGGTTAGTGCCGAGCTTCATGGCCTTGTCTATGTCTTCCGCAGTCCCGACGCCGTCAGAATAAGCGAACACCGCCTCGTTTAGCATCGGTATCAGTATCCTGTTCACGATGAAGCCGGGGATGTCCTTCGTCCTGACGGGCTCCTTTCCGAGAGCAGTTGCAAAATCGAAGGCGAACTGCGCCGTCTCGTCCGACGTCGCGAGCGTCTTTATTATCTCGACCAGCTTCATCACGGGAGCGGGATTGAAGAAATGCATACCGACTACCTTATCCGGCCTCCCCGTCCCGACGGCTATCTCCACGATCGGGAGGGAAGAGGTATTGGTCGCGAGCACGACATCCGGCGACGTCGACTCGTCTAACTTCTTGTAAATCTCCTTTTTAACCTTCATGTCCTCGAAAGCGGCCTCTATCACGAGGTCAACAGCTTTAAAATCCTCATATTTCGTGGTCGTTTTTATCCTCGATACTATGGACTTGCCCTCTTCCTCGCTTATGGTCTCTTTCTTGACGAGCCTGCCGATACTGCCTTCTATCGCCTTCAAGCCCCTGCCTAGGGCCGCATCGGTTACGTCAACCAGCACTACGCTCCTCCCGCTCGAAGCGATTACCTGCGCGATACCCGAGCCCATAGTTCCCGCCCCTACGACACCTACCAGTTTTATATCCTCCGCTTTTTTGGACATGGCGTCCTCCTTTTCTATTCGCAGTTGCGAAATACAGGATTATTATACCCAAATGATAATTTTATCAAGTTCCCCGGCTTATCGACCCGCGCAGCCGATTTGAAAGAGCATTAGCGGCAAATTAAAATACCCCCGATGAAGGTCATAGGCCTTACCGGAAACATAGCCTCGGGCAAGAGCTCGGTCGCGCGGATGTTCGAGGAGCTGGGCGCGCGGATAATCGACGCGGACGATGTCGCCAGGGCGGTCGTCGAGCCTGGAGAGCCCGCCTGGAAAGATGTTGCAGACGTATTCGGGAAGGAGGTGCTCGATCCCGATGGGCGCATAAACAGGAAAAAGCTAGCTGAGATAGTCTTCAGCGATGAAGCCATGAGGGGCAGGCTCAACGATATAACTCATCCGAGGATAAAGGAGAGAATCAGGGATCTCCTGAGGGAGTACGAGGAGGAAGGAGCGTCCATAGCGATGA
This region includes:
- the gltX gene encoding glutamate--tRNA ligase — translated: MTVRTRFAPSPTGSLHIGGARTAIFNWLFARHSGGQFILRIEDTDRSRSTEESILEITDAMKWLGLEWDEGPFRQSDRLHIYKDLAEKLIASGHAYRCYVTPEELDGKRKEAQERGEVFHYRREWADRNAGPDKPYAIRLLTPDQGTIEVHDLLRGKVVFDAGEIDDFVILKTDGFPTYNFAVVADDSLMGITHVIRGDDHLINTPRQVLIYEGLSLKVPELAHVSMILGPDGKRLSKRHGATSVVEYRKGGYLPEALVNYLTRLGWSFGDQEIFTTEELIEKFTLHNVGKSAAVFNPEKLDWLNGWYIRNKPPEETAELVLPILLDKGIKATLDRKLVMIVKELGQRAKTLLDIADSLGYFYAEDIEYEEKAAGKFLTQDNLDVLKDLAGKLSETGSFTAGDIQKVFEGIMEEKGLKLGTIAQPVRVALTGVTVSPGIFEVMEIMGKDMVLKRLNKAIEFISAGKHA
- a CDS encoding 3-hydroxybutyryl-CoA dehydrogenase, whose translation is MKLVGVVGAGTMGSGIAQVIASSGRSVVLVDVTDAALGRGLKAIEGSIGRLVKKETISEEEGKSIVSRIKTTTKYEDFKAVDLVIEAAFEDMKVKKEIYKKLDESTSPDVVLATNTSSLPIVEIAVGTGRPDKVVGMHFFNPAPVMKLVEIIKTLATSDETAQFAFDFATALGKEPVRTKDIPGFIVNRILIPMLNEAVFAYSDGVGTAEDIDKAMKLGTNQPIGPLALIDLIGLDVTIDVMDVFYKEFQDSKYRAAPLLRQMVRAGWLGRKSGKGFFQY
- the coaE gene encoding dephospho-CoA kinase (Dephospho-CoA kinase (CoaE) performs the final step in coenzyme A biosynthesis.): MKVIGLTGNIASGKSSVARMFEELGARIIDADDVARAVVEPGEPAWKDVADVFGKEVLDPDGRINRKKLAEIVFSDEAMRGRLNDITHPRIKERIRDLLREYEEEGASIAMIEATLIVERGGLRSLFDGLIVVTADEETQIERLIRDKGYTREEAVSRLKAQMPAEEKIKHADYVIDNSGSLDDTRAQVEAVWEKIRTSA